A DNA window from Camelina sativa cultivar DH55 chromosome 17, Cs, whole genome shotgun sequence contains the following coding sequences:
- the LOC104755577 gene encoding plant intracellular Ras-group-related LRR protein 3 has product MDHDLEIFPLLSYVLHHSDPASHAPPSQAIQQSLANRYPLLTNPHVISSLIESIPSTITQTLYVFSSLGPRPDPSAVSVARSKIVAIRENDSLSPEDAAKEEEVYSTVVKLEEVHEGYEKLLRDLEEELSRVYGSAVESLNGGDEVNEKVLAVIKEAEVGGVVERIDLSDRQLKLIPDALGKIVGLVSLDLSRNDLKLLPDTISGLEKLEELDLSSNSLRSLPDSIGLLLNLRILNVTGNKLTSLPESIAQCRSLVELDASFNNLTSLPANIGYGLLNLERLSIQLNRIGFFPNSICEMRSLRYLDAHMNQIHGLPVAIGRLTNVEVMNLSSNFSDLTELPDTISDLANLRELDLSNNQIRVLPDSFFRLEKLEKLNLDQNPLEFPPQKIVNQSVESVREFMRKRWEEMVEEEQLRSVIEAEKQQGGATGWLSWGSSIVTSLFSGGTPHSGAAKKDSFLDQQL; this is encoded by the exons ATGGATCACGATCTCGAGATCTTCCCTTTACTCTCCTACGTACTCCACCACTCCGATCCCGCTTCACACGCACCACCGTCACAAGCGATTCAGCAATCTCTAGCCAATCGTTACCCTCTTCTCACCAATCCTCATGTAATCTCCTCGCTGATCGAATCGATTCCCAGTACAATCACGCAGACCCTTTACGTATTCAGCTCTCTAGGGCCACGTCCCGATCCTTCAGCTGTCTCTGTTGCTCGGTCTAAGATCGTTGCGATCCGAGAGAACGATTCGTTGTCTCCGGAGGATGCGGCTAAGGAAGAAGAGGTTTACTCTACGGTTGTGAAGTTGGAGGAAGTTCACGAGGGTTACGAGAAGCTCTTGAGGGATTTGGAGGAGGAGCTGAGTAGGGTTTATGGTTCGGCTGTTGAGTCGTTGAACGGTGGGGATGAAGTGAATGAGAAGGTTTTAGCTGTGATTAAGGAAGCTGAAGTTGGTGGAGTCGTTGAAAGGATTGATCTTTCTGATCGTCAGCTTAAGCTTATTCCTGATGCTTTAGGGAAGATCGTTGGTTTGGTTTCCTTGGATCTCTCTCGCAATGATCTCAAG ctCCTACCTGATACAATCTCAGGACTCGAGAAGCTAGAGGAGCTAGATTTATCTTCAAACTCACTCAGGTCTCTTCCCGACTCTATCGGGCTACTACTGAACCTGAGGATCTTAAATGTGACGGGGAACAAACTAACTTCACTCCCAGAAAGCATTGCCCAGTGCAG GTCATTAGTCGAGTTAGATGCCAGCTTCAACAACTTGACTTCTTTGCCTGCAAACATTGGATACGGATTACTCAATCTCGAGAGGCTATCGATCCAGCTGAACAGAATCGGTTTCTTCCCCAATTCCATATGTGAGATGCGTTCTCTAAGGTATCTAGATGCACACATGAACCAAATCCACGGCCTTCCAGTCGCTATAGGGAGACTCACAAACGTCGAAGTCATGAACTTGAGCAGCAACTTCAGCGACTTGACTGAACTTCCTGACACAATCTCTGATTTAGCTAACCTAAGGGAGCTAGATCTCAGCAACAACCAGATCAGAGTCTTGCCTGACTCGTTTTTCAGGCTAGAGAAGCTGGAGAAACTGAACTTGGACCAGAACCCACTGGAGTTTCCTCCACAAAAGATAGTTAACCAAAGCGTTGAATCGGTTCGAGAGTTCATGAGGAAGAGATGGGAAGAGATGGTCGAGGAAGAGCAACTGAGGAGTGTGATTGAAGCTGAGAAGCAACAAGGAGGAGCAACAGGTTGGCTCTCATGGGGAAGCTCCATTGTTACTAGCCTTTTTTCAGGAGGTACACCACATAGTGGTGCAGCTAAGAAAGACTCGTTTCTGGATCAACAACTCTAA